The window TTGTTGATTGATTAGTGAATCCATCTGTATTTTTCAGTTTTTGAAAATGTAGTGTAAGTTTTGAGATTTAGCGAACTTTTAAGCCGTCAAACTCCTAATTAACCTTagaaaattaattatttattattgttattacaATGAATGAGAAGCCTAATCAAAGTAAACACAAATGCTTACGTGGCAATGACGTGGCCCTCTGAAATTTATctgccacgtcagcatttgtgttaACCTGTTCAACTCTgggacaagttgaggtgcctacttgtgcacacttaaagttggagggcatacttgccagaTGAGACCAAGTTTAAGagtctgtttatgtattatgccttaaATGTATCTCAAATGTGAGGTTTAGAGAAgttttaagagcccgtttggattgacttataagttgcttataagttgcttataagctgttttcagcttttttgagtgtttggctggccagcttaaagtcattttgtgcttaaaataagctcaaaaaaataattggtcccatttgacttagcttatctaaaacaacttataagctgaaaacaatttataagccaaaaaaaaataagttagactaccccaactttttttttttagcttataagctgtttgccgcttataggcataagcccatccaaacaggctcttagtcatGTAACTCTTCATTTACCTTAGAAAGCAAATAATTATCATTATTAGAGTGAAATGAGAAGCTTAATGCTGTTAGAACTTGTTCAAATGTTTGATGCATGTATTTTTGTTGTTTCATCTCATGTAATTCTTCAGTTTATGAAAATGTAACTGTATCTGTGAGACTGAAAGAAACTTTTTAAGTCATATAACTCTCTATTTACCTTACAGAACATATTGTATATTGTTATTAGAATAAAATGAGAAGCCTTATAGAGTAGAACATGTTCAAATGTTTCATGTATCTATAATTGCTGATTGATTAGTTAATTGTAGTATACTGAAACGAGCGTAATAGAGTGGAACATgtattacactgggtatgttgttgttgtagcattATTAGAATGAAATGAGAAGGCAAATGGAGTAGAACTGGTTCAAACGCTTTACATTATTTAGAAATTCCATCTGTATTTTTATTGTTTGATAACTATGTATTTTTTCAATATTAAAAAATGTAACTTAAATGTGAGATTTAGAGAACTTTTAAGCCATATGACACCTAATTTATCTTAGAAAACAAAATATTTATCGTTATTACAATTACAGAATAGAACTTGTTCAAATTTGCAATGAGCCTAATAGAGTGTAAGATGTGAAAATGTTTCATGTAATTGAACCCAGACGAGTTTGAGATTTAAAGTTGattgattgatttatttattatttaaatTTAATTTTAGGACGCGGAGGTTCCGCTGGGAACAAGTTCAGGATGTCATTGGGTTTGCCAGTGGCAGCAACTATTAACTGTGCTGATAACACTGGTGCGAAGAACCTCTACATCATTTCGGTGAAGGGTATTAAGGGAAGGCTTAACAGGTTGCCTTCAGCTTGTGTGGGTGACATGGTCATGGCCACTGTCAAGAAAGGTAAGCCCGAACTGAGGAAGAAGGTTATGCCTGCTGTTGTTGTTCGTCAGCGCAAGCCTTGGCGCCGAAAGGATGGTGTTTTCATGTACTTCGAAGGTATATTTAGATGTCCTTAATTGCTTTTGTTATGAAGTTGCTTCGCTTTCCACATAACGGGCAGTTGCTTTTGTTTAACCTATACTTTTAGAAAATCACCATGGTTTACGTGTTCGTCTTTCATTAGGTCCAGACGTCCTGTACTTCTCAGAAGTCTTTTTAACCCAGTTATTGACTTGTTTTGTATTTGTGTAGATATATGTGTTAGTGTTAGAGAAATCTTCATTTGCCTTGGAATAAAAAATATTGAATgttgaaataaaatgaacatgGATAGAGTTGAATGCATATAGAGACTCATAAAGCCGATCTTTGACTAGTTTGAAATTGAGGCATGGTTGATTGATTGATCGTGTTAATTTTGGACTATAGCATGGATATTGTAATATGGAATTTATCATGAAGTTTGATCATTATTGCGCTTTAGTTTTTATCTTGAATGACTTGTGAAACATTTATCGGGAGTGGTAACTTCTTTGTGGCAAAAGAACAGAATGGTAAATCTTCTTCCCTGAAGTTCTGAAACCTAAAAATAAAGGTCTGATTATATGGGTAAATAGCACATGTTCTGTTTTGTGATGGAGGATAGCTGTATATATCCGTGATTACTATAAATTACTGGATTCATATATCTATTATTTGCTTCCTGTTGTCTTGTTTGTTACATTACCTGTATTATTCTCTGGTTGtatattagttcattctactatTACTTATATACCTAATCACAATATATGAAAACCCGTCTTCTGatgctttgattttttttttgtttgcagaTAATGCTGGTGTAATTGTGAATCCCAAGGGTGAAATGAAGGGTAAGTTATTTTAACCTTGAGCAAAGCATATTGTTATTTTACCctcaagggtggctcagttggttgagcatgggctttcataatggaggtctcaggttcgaaaccccctgcctacgaaaTCAGGGGattaggggatttgccttctgggtcgagttcgtcgcacggggcttgcctagtgcgggttacctctcctgtgtggtttgcgagctattgcacaggagctgggtttaccctgtgcgcactcAAAGGGTAGCGGCTGCTGGTTCCCatatcatcaaaaaaaaaaaaacatattgttATTTCATAGGGCAGAAGAGAACAATGGATTTTTTTCATCTGTGATAAGTCTCCTCATAACTTGTCAATCAATGTAATTGTGGTTAGGACACATCACGTGATGTGTGGATAATAAAGGGTTACTGCGGATTGGGGACTAAATCCCATATTTAAGTTGGAAGGACTGTAGAGCGATGAGTCCATACTAATGTTGAACCTGTTCTCCAATGGAATCAGGCTAGTATAGTAGCCTACATGATTTATCTGACACTTGAAAAAAGttggcatgacgatcaacatctaTTAGGAACTACAATTTTTGAGCTTGTCAAATGTTAATTCTTACCATGTACTCTTATTCTGTTTTGTAGGATCTGCCATTACAGGCCCCATTGGAAAAGAGTGTGCTGATCTGTGGCCAAGGATTGCAAGTGCTGCTAACGCTATCGTGTAGTGTTAAATTGGTGTTTTTCCGATTGTTCATTTGAATATTTGGATATCTACGGATTTTGTCTTGGCAAGATTTATTACTACATCTGGCTATGAGAGTTTTGCTGTACTCCAAAATTTGTCATCCATGTAGGACATCGACCGTTTCATTTTCGATAATTAATTGGTGCTTTTATTAGGACAAGTTTAGTTGAGATACGATGATCTTCCAACACTTTGACAGGCTTATACGAAACAAAGTACGAAGCTTTTGAAGCCAAGAGATCAAGTGGCATTGGCAATATGTGGTTGGAGTTGAAACAAAGTATTTGGAAGTGAATTTTACTTTGAAAATAAACTTAAAATGGCGGAATTGACCAAGTAAAAGTTACATTttctattttttgttatgttAAAAAGATTTGCAACACTATTTGCATTACTATGACAAAACTGAGTTACACATTCACATTAAAATTTGGTCGTTCAAGAAAAAAACAAGTTGTACTGCACCTGAAAGTTTAGTTCGGTTGGTTGAGTATGAGGTTTGTACTCAGGTTTTCATAAGGGAGGTTTTAGGTTCGAAATCTTTGCCTATGATAGTAGGAGATTTGCCTTTTGGGTTGCTCGTCGCACGGGCTTGTCTAGTGCGGGTTATTTCTCCTGTGTGGTTTGTAAGCTATTGTAAAAGAGTTGAGTTTATCCTGTATGGGTTTTcatgtcattaaaaaaaataaaaaattgtgctGTTCTAATACTTGGTTGTCACAACTTTTTGAGTAGAATTTGATCTTTTTCAGATCATGGTTCATTATTCCAATAAAAAGGGAAACAAAGACAATTTGCAATTGAAGTCCCCATATAgcaagagagaaaagaaaaaacaatttcCTCCAAAAATGGAAAAGTCAAATAGAGATAGCGGGTTAAAAAGAAGATGCGTTGAATggcatatttttgtttttgtttttgttttttgttgctCAAACAATTCTCTCTTTTCATCTTTTTCCTCTGTCGGCTAACTGTCATAATCTATCACTCCTCTAAAACTATGAATTTTTTATGTTGTATATCCGCCCATCAAAATAATAGCCggcaattatatattttttgtataatatatgtaattatatgattGAATATCATTAATTTTGGCCTACGAGCTGTATGTGTAACTTGCCGTAAAACTTATTCTATAGTTATATAATCGTAAAACCCATACTTCAAACAAACAAGAATTATGGTGGAGTGGTAAGAACTCCTTCATCCTTGACCAGAGGTCTCGAGTTCGAGCCCTGAGTATCGAATCGCCTTTGTTAGGAAGCGTTTTATTCCAATGTGGGACTTTTCGATGTGAACTCGAAACTAGTCGGGCCTCAATATAAGTACCGAACACGGGTGGAAACCTTGATCGTGTTAATTCTCTCAAGGACCTTAGTATAATTTATTTGTTTATTCTATATCGGTTTAACGTACGGTCAATTCCCAACAAGAATCACCCTCTCAATTTGTTTGTTATTTCCTCCGTAGTGTATAAACAATATGCTCGAGTCTAACCCATATTTGATGTTACCTTTCTCTTTTCATAATTGTTATTCATACTGCAGTGTTTTTACAAGATATAAAGCTTTTAACTTCACATGATAATTATGTATTATACACACACATTACCTTGGATGTTGTTGTAAAAAACTTTATTTACTAATTAATATACCTTGATACCTCACTCCACCACTTCTGAAGACAAGCTAGTTTGAAAAAACACTTCTGATGGGAATTTCTCTATGAAGCAAGCTTACCTCTCTATCCATTCAGACTGCTCAAAGAACCAAAGCCAAACTACAAAATCTTTCTCCTTTATCTAGAAACTTCAAATCCCAAACAAGATTAAATACTTCCTCTAGCTACTTCACCATAGAAGACTGCTCACAAGTGCCTATCTCTATCACATGGGCTTGAAAATCAATCCTCTTTGTCGCTACTATAATGGGGTGCTGAAAGTACTCCCTATATCTTCTTTGATTGCCCTACTAATAACCTTAGCCACCGTTGCACTAATTCTGATTGTTATAATGACATGCTCTTCACCAACACTGATTGGCCTGACACTTGGATAAAAACTAACGCATGAAAAGTTCctccttttttgtttttgggaTATTTGACTAAGCAAGATTAATAACCTCTTTAACAACAAGAGAGACAACATCCCTGTGAGCAAAATCATCAGTCAAGCGACTGAATCTCTCTTTTGTGCTAGAAAGAATGCCTGTAAGTTAGCCAGGAATGAAGTCACCTTAAAATGGGAACCCCCTGCTAAGGGCCACTTTAAGCTTAATACTGATGGTTCAGCTAACGGTATTGGGGGATTGGGGCACTATTAGAAACTCAAATGGAGACTGGGTCATGGGCTTCTTTAAAAGTTCCATCAGCATGACCAAATAACATGAATGAAATTATTACCCTTCGACATGGACTGCAAATGGCAGTAGATAACAATCTTATGCCACTACTGGTGGAAGTTGACTCAAGTGAAGTAATCAATATGCTCAACAATGGGCACGAAATTTTAACCCccttatttttactacaggtcaTTGCTAATGAAGCTGAGGAAGCCATTGGCACAGCACATATACCGGGAATAGAATAGAGTGGCGGATGCCTTAGCAAAACAAGGAATGAAAGATGAAGTTTTTGATCACCTGAAGTTTTTTGATAGTTCCTCCAGTGTTTGCAAATGAAGTATTTTGGGCAGACATTCTAGGAACTACCTTCTAAATGATTTATTCCGAGTTGTAATGTTTTTGAGAAACTTGTAAACTATAATGCTACCTGGTGTAGCACGAATGGTGCAATTTGCACTATCTTTGCTAACtagattttttatatatatatatatagtttattgaccaaatatatatatatatatatatataattcaaagTTCTAAATTATTTCTATTGTTAAAAAGTATGTCACCCTTCTttgttctatttttatttttacaaatttCGATAATGTCTAGACAAAAATAAAATTTACTATTTAAATTTTTTGGGATCTCAAAATTCTGGGGACTAAAGCAAAATACATCACACGCCTTGATAATATATTCAGAACCCAAAAAGCAAAACAATTGTGATCcaaaaaatcataaactaaaaatCATCACTTCATCTCAATAAGACTATAATAgagattgttggtgatattacaatgaaattacagttacaattgaaaaataaaaatgaagaaataaaaatttcttcggctgaggcgcggatatctcgctctctttaaggagattcaagcccactgtagcaaatttaccggtccagcagtaagTCTTTCTGAcctgtcccctccaggatacaacagcccgatcaCGTCGAATAACTCAACAAattctggacaagatgttgagtccaaagctccaccaaaaagaagaacaccttccttcaactaataaactcttttattttttttactttcctCACTTTTTATGAACTCTCCAAAGGATATATATTTTCTTCTCTACACCCATTAGTAAAGGATTGATAGCTATTTATAGGTGAATAGATGAATAATATCATCCTTATAATAATAGATAAAAAGGTATGGTTTTGTGGGATATTTAACTTATATAATGTACAAGAAAAATAATGGTCACATTTTAGTCACTTTATACCAAAAAAAAACGTGAGAATTTGATATCAAATTCTGTTTCTTTGTGGCTGCCCAACAGAAAAAGAGTTACATGGCATTATTGCCATTAACTGATGATACCAAATTTGTCTCTTTGTGGCTGCAATTTAATATATTGATAtctaatattaaaatgctcaaaacACTTACAATCCCTcactcattttaatattaatCTAAGAGAGCTTATTAGTTGAAGGTAGACTAGTATGCATAATGAAGATGTGCTCAGCATTGAACCTTCACTTAGTAAAACAATAATCTTTACTCCAGAGCCGTAGTGGTCTCAGACTTAAACTATGACTGCTTTAGGGAAATAAAGAGTTACTgcttacacataataatcaaggtgttgacatgagctttaatagccagcacattacggccttgtgctatcccagttttcatgagtgcttttgagaactagcccaattctcataggaagcggcctacttccacactcacataggtgaaatctgtcaagagtgcttctgtaacttaacaccccactcatacgagctacagagtttcattaagagtttataaactcaacctccacaaattgttACAGAATAATGCACTTACACCATAGGGAGagaataaataaaatagtgcatttttctcaacaagtcatcatatgattcgttttaccattgaacctggttataggatctctagtccccaggttgggtttcctcatatatgactcatgaatttatgggcttcaatcccatctccctcgatgtgctccagaccttttctcttgccaaagccttggttagtggatctacaagattatcacaagatttgACATAATCAACATTAATTGTACCActtgtcaaatatgatctcacagtactgtgttttctccttataggtctggatttaccgttataataacgattttgaactctaccaattgcagcggtgctatcacaatgaattaaaataggaggaattggtttttcaaaataaggaatttga is drawn from Lycium barbarum isolate Lr01 chromosome 8, ASM1917538v2, whole genome shotgun sequence and contains these coding sequences:
- the LOC132605716 gene encoding large ribosomal subunit protein uL14, whose translation is MSKRGRGGSAGNKFRMSLGLPVAATINCADNTGAKNLYIISVKGIKGRLNRLPSACVGDMVMATVKKGKPELRKKVMPAVVVRQRKPWRRKDGVFMYFEDNAGVIVNPKGEMKGSAITGPIGKECADLWPRIASAANAIV